CCTCCCCATCCTTCACAGAGATGTAACCTATCGCCCTGTGAATACGTCCCTACCAGTGACAAGGAAACGGACTTCATGCCCGCGGGGCTTTGTTCGCGCAGAGGAGCAGAGCTTGTACACCGGGAGAAAAACTAGGAAATGGGAGCTAATTGGAGAGATGAATGCGCCGCAGAGGAAATCGAAGGAAAACGCTGCAAACGAAACGAGAAAAAAGAGCCGGGGCCGCATCCTCATTCGCGCGCTCGCCGTCTTGCTGGCCATCGCCGGATGCTGGACGGGGTACTTGCTGTGGAAAATGGAACGAACCATTCAGGAGGCCGTTCCGCGGCAGGCGGACGTCGCCATCATCCTCGGCGCCGCCGTGTGGGGAGACCGACCCAGTCCCGGCCTTCGCGAACGGCTGGACGGCGCATTGGAGCTGTATCGGGAGGGGTATGTACCGTATCTGCTCGTCTCCGGCGGCCTGGGAGAGGGAAAAACCTCTACCGAAGCCGCTGTGATGAGAAACTATTTGATGGAGCAAGGCGTGCCGGAGGAGCATATCCTGCTGGAGCACCGGGCGCGGGATACCTATGAGAATCTGAAGTTTAGCCGGGAAATCATGAGGGAAAACGGGCTCTCCCGCGCACTCGTCGTCAGCCATGACTACCATCTCGCCCGGGCGATCGACATCGCCCGCCGCCTGGAGATCGACGCTTCGCCCGTCGGCGTCACCTCTCATGTGCTGTACGGCCCTTTTCATATAGCAAGAGAGGTGCTGGCTTTCACCAAATGGCACCTCTCGTCGCTCTTCCTCTGATGTTTACAAGGGATGTGCGGAATGCTTCCCGGATGACGATCGCGCCGGGAAAACGGCCGCCCGATCCGGTCATCAGCTCTCGATGCGCTGATTCTTCCGCATGATCGCAAATACTTCGACATAGTGGCGGATCCGCTCCAAGACGCGGGCCGCCTTTGTTTTTTCGATCCGGTTGCCGTTGGAGATCGACATATGCTCCTCCAGCTCCTCCAGCGAGTAGTTGGAGGTGAACAAAGTCGGCAGGTGATTGTTGACGCGGTGGTTCAGGATCACCCCGATGATCTCGTCGCGCACCCACGGCGTCAGGTTCTCTGCGCCGATGTCATCCAGGATGAGCACCGGTACGTCTTTCAGCACCTCCAGCTTGCTCGCGTGGGATTGGTCCGAGAGCGAGTCCTTCATCTCCCGCACAAAATCGGGGACATACACCATCAGCGAGGCGATGTTGCGCTCGGACAGCTCGCGGGCAACCGCCCCCATCAGATAGCTTTTGCCGACGCCAAACGGCCCGTGCAAGTACAAGCCTTTGATCTTTTCCCCCGACCCGACCTTTTCGCAAAATTGCAGTCCGGCCGCGACGGCAGCCCGATTCCCCGCGTCCAGCTCCAATTTCTCAAAGCTGGCCTGCAGCGTCTCCTCGGAGATCGAGTAGCTGCGCATCAGTCTGCGGCGCCGCTGGTCTTCCTCGTACACCTGCTGCTTCTCGCAAGGAGAGATCGGGCTTACGATCGTCCCCTGCACCAGCTCCAGCCGGTTGCGATGGCCTTTGACCAGATTGGGACACTTGTCCAGCCCCGGGCAGCGCTCGCACCAATACTGCTCCTTGACCGCTGTATAGACACTCGACAACGCTTTTAGATAATCCTCGCGGGTCAGCTCGGGATGCGCCTCTTGAAAAGCCTGGAGATAGCTGGAGGAGCGAAGCATCTTGTCCAGCTGCTGCTCCGGCGTGAGCAGATTCCGCGGGGTCCGCTTGGCCAGCTCTTGCATAAACTCACTGATGGATTCCATCAATCCGCTCACACTCCTTTCTTCCGCTTACGCAGGGATTCCAGCATCTTTTTCAGCTCCGGATCATCCTCGATCGTCTTCACCTGATTCGGCGCCTCCTGCTGCGGTCTCGGCTCCCGCTCCTGCGACAGCTGCCATTCGACGGAGGCCGGCAGCTTGTCCTGCAGGACGGCACGGCCGTTGCGCCTGAGAGGCGTCTCCTTGGAAGCCTTGGATGTCTTCGTTTTTTCGACGTGCTGCGCCTTTTGCTCGGCGCGGTCCAGGATCTGCCGCACGGCTTCGTCTACCGTCGCAATCCGCTTGGCCTTCCAGCTGTCGCGGATCGTCTCCAGATAGGCCTTGGGCAGCTCCATCTGCATGCTGCTCAGCGTATGGAGCAAGAGCGCATTGACGACCTCGCTGGTCATCCCGTCGTGAAAGACCAGCGTCTCGGCGCGCTCCAAAAATACCTTGCTCACCCGGCCGCCGACCACCTTTTCCAGGAGGATGAGCGGCGAGAGCTGACGGCAGATCCGCACGAACATCTCGCTGCCTGCCTCGGGCAATTGTCCCGGCCCCCACTCTTCCTCCCCGGGAATGGGCTTCGGCAGAGTCCGTGACAGCTTGCCGTCCGTGTACCGCTGAATCAGCCGCTTGCGCAGAATCTCGCTGTCCAGCGAGCCGTCCGGGCGGTAGAGCGTCCAGTCCCGCAGCTCCTGGCCCAATCCCCAGCTGTCCAGCTGGTAGAAATGATGCAGCTTGTACAGCAGCTCTACCCCATCACGGGAAAAGACCTGATCGGCCTTGGCATTGTCCGGGAGATAATGGCGGAGCGAAGAGAGGCTCAGCGGATGATCCACAGACGGCTCAAACGCGGCCTCCATCGGTGCGGCCGGATAGCGCTTCTCCAGGTCGGAGAGGAAATGCTCCCGCTCCGAGCCGCGATGCACCTCCAGCTCGGAAGGTTTCAAGGATTGAAACACTTCGTGAAAATCTTTGGTGATGTTGTCCGTGATCGTGTACTCCTGATCCAGAGCCGCTCCGAGGGGATCGGCATACTTTTGCCGGAGCTGCAGGTAGCGTATATTTTCGACTTTGTTCAAGAGCATGAGTGACAATACGTAATCGGCAAAAAATTCATGCGGCGTCAGCGGGGGCTTGACCAGGTATTCATAAAAATAGTCCCGCTGCAGGTTCTCCCGGCGGCGAACCGTCAACAGGCCGAGTGCTTCCAGGCGCTCGCGGGCCGACAGCAGCCGGTCCAGCGAATGGCCGCTGATCAGCATCAGATTGCGGTGCGTGCTTTCCACGGCCGCCCCGCTCTCCTCTTGCACCTCATGCACGAGCAGCATGTAGAGGGAAAACGAATCGGAACCGATGATCGGCAGATAAAGCTGCGTGACATAGCCCAGCTCCGCAAAGCTGAGCGGTCTTTTCATCCGTACCACATAGCGATCCTTGGGTGTCAATTCGTTCCACACGAGACGACTCATCTATCTGTTCCCTTCCTGTCCAATCTGGTGTTCCTATTATAGCATGTCCGGGGGGTGATAGATACGAGACTGACTGGAAGCGTCGTCTCTATTGAACGACAAAACAGGCGGAGGCTGCATCGCCCGTCGCCAATGTTCCCACTTTTCACTTGCCAGACCTACTCCCCGCTGCCTCGCGCTTGCGACAGCAGCTCCTCCAGTTCCTTCATGAAGACGTTGATATCTTTAAACTGGCGGTAGACAGAGGCGAAGCGCACATAGGCCACCTCATCCACATGGTAGAGCCGCTCCATCACTTTTTCGCCGACGTCCTTGCTGGGAATTTCGGCCTGTCCGCAGCTGCGCAGCTCCCGCTCGATCTCATTGACGACGTTCTCCAGCTCCTCCAGCGTCACGGGACGCTTTTCACAGGCGCGCACCAGTCCGCGCAGCACCTTCTCGCGGCTGAACTCTTCCCTCGTGCCGTCCTTTTTGATAATCAAGAGAGGGGTCTCTTCCACCACTTCAAATGTCGTGAAACGGCGCTCGCATTTTTCGCATTCTCTTCTGCGGCGAATCGATTTATTATGATTAAAAGGGCGGGAATCTAGGACTCTAGTCCCATTATATTCACAAAACGGACATCGCATCCGAAATCAACTCCCATACAGTCAATACTCACTTAAGTGTCCCTCAATTTCACAGCGGAAGTCAAGTCAATCCTTGGGCCTATTTCATGTGACTGTCTGTTTAGGTACAATTATGGTACAAGCTGGAGGGATATCTATGAGATTCGTGTCAATCAGACATGCGCAACCCGGGATGAAAGTGGGACGTACGGTCTTTACCGAGGACGGCAAAGTATTGCTGGGCGTCGGCATGACCCTCACAGAGCGCCTGATTCAGGGACTGGTTCGCTCTGGCGTCGACTCCCTGTACATAGACGATCCGCGGACAGAGGACATCGTGGTAGAAGATGTCATCCGCCCGGAGACCCGTCAGGTAGCAGTAGAGACGATCGAGAAAACCGTCAAGCAAATTACGAATTCCAATAAACTGGCCCGCAAAATCTCGCTCAAGGAGATGGGCCTTCACTTCCAACAGGCGTTTGGCTCGATTTTGGACGATCTGATGCAAAACAAGCAAATGGTAACTCATCTGGCCAACATCTCGACGCATTCCCCATCCCTTTACCATCACTCGGTAAACGTGGCCGTGCTCGCGACGGCGGTGGGCATGTCCATCGGATACAACCGCAGCCAACTGATCGAGCTCGGTGTCGGGGCGATGCTGCATGATATCGGCAAAGTGCAGTTGCCCGCTGAATTGCTGCAGAAAAAAGAGCGCTGGAACGAAGCGGAGATGGAAATCGCCAAGCAGCACTGCATGCTCGGATTCAACCTTTTGCGCAAAGAGCATGACATCTCGCTCCTCTCCGCCCACATCTGTCTGCAGCACCATGAACGGCTCGACGGCAGCGGCTATCCGCAAGGCCTGAAGGGCAAGAATATTCATGAATATGCACAAATTGTCGGGATCTGCGACATCTATGACTCGCTCACCTCCCCGCGTCCCTGGCGCAAGCGCTACATGCCGCAGGACGCCCTCGAATACCTGATGGGAGCGGGCGGCCATCTGTTCGAGCATCGGCTGATTAATGCCTTCCGCAGCCACATCGCCATTTTCCCCATCGGGAGCAGCGTCGTGCTCAATACCGGTGAGGTCGGCGTCGTCTGCCGGGTCGATCCGGACTACTGCCATCGCCCGACGATCCGGATCATTAAAGACGGGCGGGGAAATGACGTAAGAATCAGCTATGATCTGGACCTGAAGGAAAACCTCAAGCTGTTTATCACCGGCTTCGAGGACGACCAGCTGTTCTCCATCAGCGATCTGACAGGGACAGTATCGTAAACGCTGTCGGCTGGACGAGTCAGCCATCAAAAAGAAAGGTCTGGCCCATCATACCCATGTGCAAGATGGCCACGGCAAAAAACCGGAGCAGGCAATCGCTCCGGTTTTTTTTGCTGCCGTGTGCCGTGGTCTCCCCGACGATTTCAAAATCGCGCGGTTCCGTTTATTCGATCTCGTTTCGTTGGACAGAAGCGACCGGCTCCACGTTTTCCGTGTACATCCGCTTCACCAGCTCGCTTTCGGCCTCCACGCGATCCCCCTGCGTTGCCATCAAGTCCTGCGACTCCCGCTGCTGATCATTTGGCTTTATCCTCCTGTTCTGCGGGAAACCCCCTTCTTACTATGAGTTTTTATTACAGATTGGCCCGGTTGGCGAAGTTGCGGGAGCTTTTCCCCGTGCGCAGCAAAGAAAAGGAGGATGTCTGCCATGATAATCGGCAGCACATCCTCCCATGCTTACTTATTTCGCGGCTACAGCAGCCTTTTCCTCGCTCCGGTTGCGGTTGTGATCCTCGGATACGTGACGCACCAGGTCTACGACGCGGCAGGAGTAGCCCCATTCGTTGTCGTACCAGGCGATAACTTTTACCTGATTCGTTCCCATCACCATGGTGGAAAGTCCATCGATGATCGACGAGTGGTCGTTGCCGTTGAAGTCGCTGGAGACGAGCGGCTCGTCGCAGAATTCCAGGTACCCCTTCATGCTGCCGTCTGCAGCCTCGCGAAGCACGCGGTTTACGTCCTCGACGGTTACCGGCTTTTTCGTATTGATGACCAGGTCCACGACGGAGACGTTAGGTGTCGGGACGCGCAGGGCAAAACCGTTCAGCTTGCCGTTCAGCTCGGGCAGCACCTTGCCCACCGCACGGGCCGCACCAGTCGTGGTCGGAATGATCGACTCGCCCGCTGCACGTGCGCGGCGAAGGTCTTTATGCGGGTTGTCGATGTTCACCTGGTCGTTGGTAATCGAGTGGATCGTGGTCATCAGGCCTTGCTCGATGCCAAAAGCGTCATGCAGCACCTTGGCGACTGGCGCCAGGCAGTTGGTCGTGCAGGATGCGTTGGAGACGATGTGATGCTTGTCGTGATCGTAGA
This sequence is a window from Brevibacillus composti. Protein-coding genes within it:
- a CDS encoding YdcF family protein, with product MNAPQRKSKENAANETRKKSRGRILIRALAVLLAIAGCWTGYLLWKMERTIQEAVPRQADVAIILGAAVWGDRPSPGLRERLDGALELYREGYVPYLLVSGGLGEGKTSTEAAVMRNYLMEQGVPEEHILLEHRARDTYENLKFSREIMRENGLSRALVVSHDYHLARAIDIARRLEIDASPVGVTSHVLYGPFHIAREVLAFTKWHLSSLFL
- the dnaI gene encoding primosomal protein DnaI → MESISEFMQELAKRTPRNLLTPEQQLDKMLRSSSYLQAFQEAHPELTREDYLKALSSVYTAVKEQYWCERCPGLDKCPNLVKGHRNRLELVQGTIVSPISPCEKQQVYEEDQRRRRLMRSYSISEETLQASFEKLELDAGNRAAVAAGLQFCEKVGSGEKIKGLYLHGPFGVGKSYLMGAVARELSERNIASLMVYVPDFVREMKDSLSDQSHASKLEVLKDVPVLILDDIGAENLTPWVRDEIIGVILNHRVNNHLPTLFTSNYSLEELEEHMSISNGNRIEKTKAARVLERIRHYVEVFAIMRKNQRIES
- a CDS encoding replication initiation and membrane attachment family protein, which encodes MSRLVWNELTPKDRYVVRMKRPLSFAELGYVTQLYLPIIGSDSFSLYMLLVHEVQEESGAAVESTHRNLMLISGHSLDRLLSARERLEALGLLTVRRRENLQRDYFYEYLVKPPLTPHEFFADYVLSLMLLNKVENIRYLQLRQKYADPLGAALDQEYTITDNITKDFHEVFQSLKPSELEVHRGSEREHFLSDLEKRYPAAPMEAAFEPSVDHPLSLSSLRHYLPDNAKADQVFSRDGVELLYKLHHFYQLDSWGLGQELRDWTLYRPDGSLDSEILRKRLIQRYTDGKLSRTLPKPIPGEEEWGPGQLPEAGSEMFVRICRQLSPLILLEKVVGGRVSKVFLERAETLVFHDGMTSEVVNALLLHTLSSMQMELPKAYLETIRDSWKAKRIATVDEAVRQILDRAEQKAQHVEKTKTSKASKETPLRRNGRAVLQDKLPASVEWQLSQEREPRPQQEAPNQVKTIEDDPELKKMLESLRKRKKGV
- the nrdR gene encoding transcriptional regulator NrdR, coding for MRCPFCEYNGTRVLDSRPFNHNKSIRRRRECEKCERRFTTFEVVEETPLLIIKKDGTREEFSREKVLRGLVRACEKRPVTLEELENVVNEIERELRSCGQAEIPSKDVGEKVMERLYHVDEVAYVRFASVYRQFKDINVFMKELEELLSQARGSGE
- a CDS encoding HD-GYP domain-containing protein codes for the protein MRFVSIRHAQPGMKVGRTVFTEDGKVLLGVGMTLTERLIQGLVRSGVDSLYIDDPRTEDIVVEDVIRPETRQVAVETIEKTVKQITNSNKLARKISLKEMGLHFQQAFGSILDDLMQNKQMVTHLANISTHSPSLYHHSVNVAVLATAVGMSIGYNRSQLIELGVGAMLHDIGKVQLPAELLQKKERWNEAEMEIAKQHCMLGFNLLRKEHDISLLSAHICLQHHERLDGSGYPQGLKGKNIHEYAQIVGICDIYDSLTSPRPWRKRYMPQDALEYLMGAGGHLFEHRLINAFRSHIAIFPIGSSVVLNTGEVGVVCRVDPDYCHRPTIRIIKDGRGNDVRISYDLDLKENLKLFITGFEDDQLFSISDLTGTVS
- a CDS encoding glyceraldehyde-3-phosphate dehydrogenase; translation: MTIKIGINGFGRIGRMVFRRAVQDPNIEIVAINASYPPETLAHLLKYDTIHGRFNHKVEVEGNKILVDGKPTVVLSDRDPLKLPWGELGVEIVVEATGKFKDREGAGKHLQSGAKKVVITAPAKEEDATIVMGVNEGIYDHDKHHIVSNASCTTNCLAPVAKVLHDAFGIEQGLMTTIHSITNDQVNIDNPHKDLRRARAAGESIIPTTTGAARAVGKVLPELNGKLNGFALRVPTPNVSVVDLVINTKKPVTVEDVNRVLREAADGSMKGYLEFCDEPLVSSDFNGNDHSSIIDGLSTMVMGTNQVKVIAWYDNEWGYSCRVVDLVRHVSEDHNRNRSEEKAAVAAK